Proteins encoded within one genomic window of Gambusia affinis linkage group LG09, SWU_Gaff_1.0, whole genome shotgun sequence:
- the bod1l1 gene encoding biorientation of chromosomes in cell division protein 1-like 1 isoform X1 — MAGLPPGDPQLVSMIVSHLKTQGLFDQFRRDCLADVDTKPAYLNLKQRVDNFVSNHLSNHTWSPHLNKNQLRNNIRQLVLQSGMLEQGVDRIVAQVVDPKVNHIFRPQVERVVREFLSPGSCSEEPPLPLTAAEIKTDSSVPEQPSSSASTPGSNAMSILDTITSLNQEANVRTSSAAEGGGKIQVLDEPMELVEENEEDMEVVEESDDNQEGRSLEETEVGEIHTAEVKTESLEEQMEVEKEQVKEEVKTEEEEAGAPVQAEEKKEKPASKVSGKVSDDKSDDEAVKSTSQAKQKARERIKEEYSLEDSDLEGLSDITVSSVHTSDLSSFEEESDVEEQLSDSSEEGQLPPDDEDEKAERKHPSEEAEGEDRERKPRRKAYVHKPFLYSRYYSDSDDEVTVEERRRSAAKDKEERLLKRQQNRERMEEKRKQKAVQAEEQDSKKAKCPDAAGMESPKAKEARKEKKVLEKKMALNRKRKLDSRKEGDVSTKKKGEAGEISRKVEVKPLTSKTPQAKLVRHLSESASSDDRLGRTSGGVSEDPCDTKKLPDKSQTHSFILDLEQGSQEALKHRSFGKFDRLPRKERKEKERSQSDERSKLKQKHEKKSEYTVEEPLQKDSSAKVSSEEKVEKKLKVKTEKKISGSIREGKVIEDSTDEGGAKDARKIKGGSVEKEKIREKEKSKEKEKAKLDKSAFKSDLKQLLRPDSAGSSEDRSDKEPGSDVKKREKHSKEGLKRSKSHSEDRAGDKSKSKLDGEKERSKAESQKTQKPNTDADKDPKKAKPAEKEKSAEKPKAKSKEEGKSSLLVKTEKQSQSPDIRSAGGSAVCKPEAAKEKKKDGNTKEQKKVSEDASHEKPELKISKKKLEKKDKVPEKKGESPEDKPQKDDGPETSDQSAKSSVVETEDPPTKQHPLQDTNTESDPVAATVTASFSDDTCDALSDITPEPSEGETESRLREMLGVPAEADALLALMDVCTSAEARLPSAGLKEEVTPEMELQDADMKMKEAALTLLSMDPDSTVSSTLIVQDMREESARRTPDPQQIETTATEEEKQLTPAELNQSSQQSAAAEEDALFSPEEASLQTEPETTASQEAASGEEEMQLSPVEVAPQVQLQPTETSLITSQQTATNEEEDPPNAASGNETIETTFPQDAAAEEENQLSPCQTEPDVELIATEALATASPQTEAVKQPSPVEAEPPTEPVATEVSVDAPQQAIAHEEESQMSPEETAPLTEFTPSEATPDATQQTAAAEEEQQLSAVEAAPLTEHTETESLPAASHLDVDEKQFSPVQMAPEAERPAASAASQQAEKEKLVSQVQTAAEVEMNPTETSSSASQLTAAEHSESKMDTIESEMLETAPPPEDESTSDKHPAHLEDEVMEAAEISADRIVIIAAQAAKDEALLPVVEPETGEITSSKGESLASDCTQQISQIPSKTEREEQSAAVLETSSEAVKGEGEENQTKDDQYESQSKTVEEDSENNQTRMDDREPESKTPEEGDVEKMEVDISDEIEPGETNSEAKLVKQISNVSSTDSQEDGKSSDVSQKEEKTERRRGRKRKLSLKSVDGTKDEKDEQQPVEESEQEVKTPRRGRSSRNAEQLEKEQQKEAEKSEKMPGRRGRRPGAVAKEATDDNQGKNEAKVEDSAGQTASLEEAEKEESPEHKCEAQKSNQSESEVSLPSPAADEREVTGKPNPQESGDTRKQGVKRKRSEETEESGEEAEAQQGLAEDEQEQSEEQDSKNEAVSASQSHSEDVKEQNCSEKKPENSAEQQDPEAAPKKRRGRPPKAAAAAATPTPTPTTADDSVKKESKADEKEKEQNDEEGEESDNEEDGEKGAATKATTRSAARLEAERNKPSKPSTRASRQSGKEETTAGTRGTRAQGSAKGGRKPEASPPAVRTRGGQKSEEPPSKRAKR; from the exons ATGGCTGGTTTGCCTCCGGGGGACCCGCAGCTGGTCTCAATGATCgtcagtcatttaaaaacacaggGACTCTTCGACCAATTCAGGAGGGACTGTCTAGCAGACGTTGATACAAAG CCAGCTTACCTGAACCTGAAACAAAGAGTGGACAACTTTGTCTCTAATCACCTGTCTAATCACACATGGAGCCCTCATCTGAACAAAAACCAGTTGAGAAACAACATCCGGCAACTCGTCCTGCA ATCTGGAATGCTGGAGCAGGGAGTGGACAGGATAGTGGCCCAGGTGGTTGATCCCAAAGTTAATCACATCTTCAGGCCGCAGGTGGAAAGGGTGGTCCGTGAATTTCTGTCTCCGGGCAGCTGCTCCGAGGAGCCGCCACTTCctctgacagcagcagagatAAAGACGGACAGCAGCGTTCCTGAACAAC CTTCATCATCAGCTTCAACTCCCGGCAGCAACGCCATGTCCATCCTGGATACCATAACTTCTCTTAATCAGGAGGCAAACGTCAGGACCAGCTCAGCAGCCGAAGGAGGCGGTAAAATCCAAGTTCTGGATGAACCAATGGAGCTGGTGGAGGAAAATGAGGAAGACATGGAGGTTGTTGAAGAAAGTGACGATAACCAGGAAGGAAGGTCACTGGAGGAGACAGAGGTAGGAGAAATCCACACAGCAGAAGTGAAGACAGAAAGCTTAGAAGAGCAGATGGAAGTGGAAAAAGAACAAGTAAAAGAGGAGGTTAAAActgaagaggaggaagcagGAGCTCCGGTGcaagcagaggaaaagaaagaaaaacctgcAAGCAAAGTGAGTGGGAAGGTCTCAGATGACAAGTCTGATGATGAGGCAGTGAAATCTACTAGTCAAGCCAAGCAGAAAGCCAGAGAGCGGATAAAAGAAG AATACTCTTTGGAGGACTCGGACCTCGAAGGCCTGAGTGACATCACGGTGAGCTCCGTCCACACCAGCGACCTTTCCTCTTTCGAGGAGGAAAGTGACGTGGAGGAGCAGCTCTCTGATTCTTCCGAAGAGGGCCAGCTTCCACCAGACG ATGAAGATGAGAAAGCGGAGAGGAAACACCCCAGTGAGGAAGCGGAAGGCGAAGACAGGGAGCGTAAACCCCGGCGTAAAGCATATGTCCACAAACCCTTCCTCTACTCTCGTTACTATAGCGACTCGGATGATGAGGTCACTGTGGAGGAGCGTCGCAGATCTGCT gcaaaagacaaagaagaaaggCTGCTGAAGAGGCAGCAGAACAGAGAGCGAATGGAGGAGAAGCGCAAACAGAAAGCTGTGCAGGCTGAAGAGCAAG ACAGCAAAAAAGCAAAGTGTCCTGACGCTGCTGGCATGGAGAGCCCCAAGGCAAAAGAAGCTCGCAAAGAGAAGAAGgtcctggagaaaaaaatggcgctcaacaggaagaggaaactaGACTCGAG AAAAGAGGGAGATGTTTCGACcaagaaaaaaggagaagcagGAGAAATATCCAGGAAAGTG GAAGTGAAACCCTTAACCTCAAAGACCCCACAAGCTAAACTAGTGCGACATCTGTCCGAGTCTGCATCGTCTGACGACCGGCTTGGGCGGACGAGTGGCGGTGTCTCTGAAGATCCCTGCGACACAAAGAAGCTTCCTGACAAAAGCCAGACTCACTCCTTCATCCTGGATCTGGAACAAGGCTCCCAAGAGGCACTCAAGCATCGCTCGTTTGGGAAATTTGACCGTCTGCCTCGCAAAGAACGCAAGGAGAAGGAGCGCAGCCAGTCTGATGAACGTTCCAAGCTCAAACAGAAACACGAGAAGAAATCTGAGTATACGGTGGAAGAACCTCTGCAGAAGGACAGCAGTGCTAAAGTTTCCTCCGAAGAAAAAGTCGAAAAGAAGCTTAAGgtcaaaactgagaaaaaaatttcTGGAAGTATTCGAGAAGGAAAGGTGATTGAAGACAGCACTGATGAAGGAGGGGCTAAAGATGCCAGGAAGATAAAAGGAGGGTCTGTGGAGAAggagaaaataagagaaaaagagaagagcaaagaaaaggaaaaagctaAATTGGACAAATCTGCCTTTAAAAGTGATCTGAAGCAGTTGCTTCGCCCAGATTCTGCAGGATCCTCTGAGGATCGCTCTGACAAGGAGCCTGGCTCAGACGTCAAGAAGAGAGAGAAGCACTCCAAGGAAGGGTTGAAAAGGTCAAAGAGTCACTCTGAGGACAGAGCAGGAGACAAATCCAAATCTAAGCTCGACGGTGAGAAAGAACGGAGTAAAGCAGAGAGCCAGAAGACACAGAAACCAAACACTGACGCTGACAAAGATCCTAAAAAAGCTAAGCctgcagaaaaagagaagagtGCAGAAAAACCGAAGGCAAAATCCAAAGAGGAGGGAAAGTCTTCCCTCTTAGTGAAAACAGAGAAGCAATCTCAAAGTCCCGACATCAGAAGCGCTGGAGGATCTGCTGTCTGTAAACCTGAAGCagcaaaagagaagaaaaaagatggaaacactaaagagcagaagaaagtgTCTGAAGACGCCTCACATGAGAAACCAGAGCTTAAAATTTCgaagaagaagctggagaagAAGGACAAAGTTCCAGAAAAGAAGGGCGAGAGTCCAGAAGATAAACCACAGAAAGACGACGGACCGGAAACCTCGGATCAATCCGCCAAGTCTTCAGTCGTCGAGACGGAAGATCCACCGACGAAACAACATCCTCTACAAGACACAAACACCGAGTCTGATCCTGTCGCCGCCACGGTTACTGCATCCTTCTCAGACGACACCTGCGATGCTTTAAGTGACATCACCCCCGAGCCGTCAGAGGGAGAGACGGAGTCACGGCTCCGCGAGATGCTGGGGGTACCGGCTGAGGCCGACGCCCTGCTGGCGCTCATGGACGTCTGTACGTCGGCCGAGGCCAGGCTTCCATCTGCAGGCCTGAAAGAGGAAGTGACTCCCGAGATGGAGCTTCAGGACGCCGACATGAAGATGAAGGAGGCTGCTCTGACGCTGCTCTCCATGGATCCTGACAGCACGGTTTCATCCACCCTAATTGTCCAAGACATGAGGGAGGAGTCGGCGCGGCGAACGCCGGATCCACAACAGATTGAAACGACCGCAactgaggaggagaagcagctCACTCCAGCGGAGCTCAATCAATCAAGTCAGCAATCAGCCGCCGCAGAAGAAGACGCTCTTTTCTCTCCAGAGGAAGCGTCTCTTCAAACTGAGCCTGAAACTACTGCATCTCAAGAAGCTGCATCAGGCGAAGAAGAGATGCAGCTCTCTCCAGTGGAGGTAGCGCCGCAGGTTCAGCTTCAACCTACTGAAACTTCGCTAATCACATCTCAACAGACTGCAACAAACGAGGAGGAGGATCCACCAAATGCAGCAAGTGGAAATGAAACCATAGAAACAACATTTCCACAAGATGCTGCGGCTGAAGAGGAGAATCAGCTTTCTCCctgtcaaacagaaccagacgTTGAGCTCATTGCAACTGAAGCCCTGGCCACGGCGTCTCCACAAACTGAAGCGGTGAAGCAGCCCTCTCCAGTGGAGGCAGAACCTCCAACTGAGCCTGTTGCAACTGAAGTCTCAGTGGATGCACCTCAACAAGCTATTGCACATGAAGAGGAAAGTCAGATGTCTCCAGAGGAAACGGCACCTTTAACTGAGTTTACTCCCTCTGAAGCGACACCAGATGCAACTCaacaaactgctgcagcagaagaggagcagcagctctctgcAGTGGAGGCAGCACCTCTAACTGAGCACActgaaactgaaagtttacCGGCTGCATCACACCTAGATGTGGACGAGAAGCAGTTCTCTCCAGTTCAGATGGCACCAGAAGCCGAGCGTCCTGCAGCATCAGCTGCCTCTCAGCAAGCTGAGAAAGAGAAGCTGGTCTCTCAGGTTCAAACAGCAGCTGAGGTTGAGATGAATCCCACTGAAACTTCATCATCTGCATCTCAACTTACTGCTGCAG AACACTCAGAATCCAAGATGGACACAATTGAGTCGGAGATGTTGGAGACGGCTCCACCGCCG GAGGATGAATCCACTTCCGACAAACATCCAGCTCATTTAGAGGATGAAGTAATGGAAGCTGCTGAGATTTCAGCAGACAGAATAGTAATAATAGCAGCACAAGCAGCCAAAGATGAGG CGTTGTTACCTGTTGTTGAGCCGGAAACGGGAGAAATCACCAGCAGCAAAGGAGAGAGCTTGGCTTCTGACTGCACTCAGCAAATCTCCCAGATCCCCAGTAAAACTG AACGAGAAGAACAAAGTGCTGCAGTCCTAGAAACCAGCAGCGAG GCAGTGAAGGGAGAAGGGGAGGAAAACCAGACAAAAGATGATCAGT ATGAAAGTCAGAGTAAAACGGTGGAGGAGGATAGTGAAAATAACCAGACAAGGATGGATGAtc GTGAACCTGAGAGTAAGACACCAGAGGAAGGTGATGTGGAGAAG ATGGAAGTTGACATATCTGACGAAATTGAGCCTGGAGAAACAAACTCAGAGGCCAAATTAGTCAAACAAATCA GTAATGTCTCGAGCACAGACAGTCAGGAAGATGGGAAAAGCTCAGATGTGTCACAAAAG gaaGAGAAGACTGAAAGAAGAAGAGGACGTAAAAGAAAGCTTTCACTTAAAAGTG TAGACGGCACTAAGGATGAAAAGGATGAACAGCAGCCTGTTGAG GAAAGTGAGCAGGAGGTGAAAACACCTCGCAGAGGGCGATCATCCAGAAACGCCgagcagctggagaaggagCAACAAAAAGAAGCGGAGAAATCAGAGAAGATGCCGGGTCGTAGAGGAAGACGTCCAGGAGCCGTAGCTAAAGAGGCAACTGATG aTAATCAGgggaaaaatgaagcaaaagtcGAGGACAGCGCTGGTCAAACAGCATCGCTcgaagaagcagaaaaagaagag AGCCCTGAACATAAATGTGAAGCACAGAAAAGTAATCAAAGCGAAAGTGAAGTCAGCCTGCCTTCTCCTGCTGCAGACGAACGTGAAGTTACTGGAAAGCCAAACCCCCAGGAGAGCGGGGACACGC GTAAACAAGGAGTTAAGAGGAAGAGATCAGAGGAAACGGAGGAGTCTGGAGAG GAAGCTGAGGCTCAGCAGGGGCTGGCAGAGGATGAACAAGAACAAAGTGAGGAACAAGATAGCAAAAATGAAG CAGTCTCTGCCTCTCAGAGCCATTCAGAAGATGTGAAAGAGCAAAACTGCAGTGAGAAGAAGCCAGAAAAT TCTGCGGAGCAGCAAGACCCAGAGGCAGCTCCAAAGAAACGAAGAGGACGGCCACCAAAGGCAGCTGCTGCCGCCGCCACccccacacccacacccaccACTGCAGATGATTCAg TTAAAAAGGAGAGTAAAGCAGATGAGAAGGAAAAGGAGCAAAACGATGAAGAGGGGGAGGAAAGCGACAACGAAGAAGACGGGGAGAAGGGAGCTGCAACCAAAGCAACGACTCGGTCTGCAGCTCGCCTCGAAGCTGAAAG AAACAAGCCAAGTAAACCCTCCACCCGGGCGAGTCGACAGAGCGGTAAAGAGGAGACCACAGCTGGCACACG CGGGACGAGGGCCCAGGGTTCAGCCAAGGGGGGCCGTAAACCAGAGGCTAGCCCCCCTGCTGTGCGAACACGGGGAGGACAGAAATCAGAGGAGCCCCCTTCTAAGAGAGCCAAACGCTGA